In Juglans microcarpa x Juglans regia isolate MS1-56 chromosome 8D, Jm3101_v1.0, whole genome shotgun sequence, the following are encoded in one genomic region:
- the LOC121242244 gene encoding uncharacterized protein LOC121242244, producing the protein MDVSLLSSFPNAICSYLLHTTFDHSPMVIEFKMDPFSYGPSPFRFQQMWVDHPQFLMCVCQVWSASTVGHGLTKLAFKLKNTKVENWHSIFDRTTMHIHSLESHIEELENKLYQSWDEAMERDLLVSSSELDIWLRREDTRLAQMAKLKWHMEGDRNMICFHACLANKRRKRVVEMRCSNGVVFNSPESLHQGAVDFFSNFLQGMLTRSLPDLSTLISHVISDSNSSILCSVPTMNEFFLALSSILSNSAPGLDGFGLGFFKSCWEVVKEDVLEAIYEFFVSKQFPRFFTASFRVLIPKVDIPSRFDKFRPISLCSVFYKICSKIIVNRLTGLLP; encoded by the coding sequence ATGGATGTTTCTTTGCTCTCTTCTTTTCCGAATGCAATCTGTTCCTATCTTCTGCACACTACGTTTGATCACTCTCCTATGGTTATTGAGTTCAAGATggatcctttctcttatggccCCTCGCCTTTTcgttttcaacaaatgtgggtggacCATCCACAGTTTTTAATGTGTGTTTGCCAGGTGTGGTCTGCATCTACTGTGGGTCATGGACTTACTAAATTGGCATTCAAGTTGAAGAATACTAAGGTTGAAAATTGGCATTCTATTTTCGACCGTACCACTATGCATATTCATTCTCTTGAGAGTCACATTGAAGAGCTTGAAAATAAGCTATATCAAAGCTGGGATGAAGCAATGGAAAGGGACCTTCTTGTCTCATCTTCGGAACTTGATATTTGGCTTCGCCGTGAAGATACAAGATTGGCTCAGATGGCTAAGTTAAAATGGCACATGGAAGGTGATCGGAACATGATTTGTTTCCATGCTTGCCTTGCCAATAAAAGGcgtaaaagagtggtggaaatgAGGTGTTCGAATGGGGTGGTTTTCAATTCACCGGAGAGTCTTCATCAAGGGGCAGtggatttcttttctaattttctacAAGGCATGCTGACTAGATCGTTACCTGACTTGTCGACTCTTATTTCACATGTCATTTCAGACTCTAATAGTTCTATTTTATGCTCAGTCCCTACTATGAATGAATTTTTCTTAGCTCTTTCTTCTATCTTGTCTAATAGTGCTCCGGGACTTGATGGTTTTGGTTTGGgttttttcaaaagttgttgggaggtggtgaaagagGATGTCTTGGAAGCcatatatgaattttttgtttctaaacagTTTCCAAGATTTTTTACAGCTTCTTTTCGTGTCTTAATCCCAAAGGTTGATATACCTTCTAGATTTGATAAGTTCAGGCCTATCAGTCTTTGCTCGGTGTTTTATAAAATCTGCTCCAAGATCATTGTTAATCGTTTGACAGGTCTCCTCCCATGA